Part of the Acidimicrobiales bacterium genome, AAGGTCGGGCGATTCCATTCGCACAGGCCGGCAACCGCACCCGAACCCTGCTCATCGCCTCGGGCAAGGGCGGCGTGGGCAAATCTTCGGTCACCGCCAACCTCGGCATCGCCCTGGCCCAGCGTGGGCACAAGGTCGCCGTGGTCGACGCCGACGTGTGGGGCTTCTCGATCCCGCGCATGCTGGGTGTGGCCCATGCTCCCACCGTCATCGACGACATGATCATCCCGCCCGAGACCCACGGCGTGCGCTGCATCTCGATGGGGTTCTTCGCCAAGGAGGATCAGCCGGTCATCTGGCGTGGACCCATGCTCCACAAGGCGCTCGAGCAGTTCCTCACCGACGTCTTCTGGGACGACCCCGACTTCCTGCTCGTCGACCTGCCGCCCGGCACCGGCGACATCTCGTTGTCGCTGGCCCAGTTCCTCCCGACGGCCGAGGCCTATGTGGTCACCACGCCCAACCCGGCGGCCCAGCGGGTGGCCCAGCGGTCCGCCTTCATGTTCGATCAGGTCAACATCGAGGTGAAGGGCGTCATCGAGAACATGTCCTGGTTCACCGGCGACGACGACAAGCGCTACTACCTGTTCGGCGCGGGCGGCGGTGCCGAACTCGC contains:
- a CDS encoding Mrp/NBP35 family ATP-binding protein, producing MTVTEAELIDALRPVQDPELHRSIVDLGMVRSTTIDGAHVEIGIDLTIAGCPLRNEIQTTVTDAVTALDGVNLVTIDFGVMSDEQRAAVREMLHGDPAATAGSQPAHGHAEGRAIPFAQAGNRTRTLLIASGKGGVGKSSVTANLGIALAQRGHKVAVVDADVWGFSIPRMLGVAHAPTVIDDMIIPPETHGVRCISMGFFAKEDQPVIWRGPMLHKALEQFLTDVFWDDPDFLLVDLPPGTGDISLSLAQFLPTAEAYVVTTPNPAAQRVAQRSAFMFDQVNIEVKGVIENMSWFTGDDDKRYYLFGAGGGAELANRLEVDLIGQVPMTIALREGSDQGEPVMAVDPTNESSLVFVEMAEWIEAHKPSKRTHPELKIN